From Actinosynnema mirum DSM 43827, a single genomic window includes:
- a CDS encoding phenylacetaldoxime dehydratase family protein produces MSSLPLDDRATAHRPEGYDPRGGPGHEVRWSDDVTHLVVARFGVQTDDSAAGVKAIARVLELAAGESGPALVERVSDDDSEMAVCYWPDPEAHRAWWASGPVRDWWASLPVDGPIGHWHETSVTPVEQFETLYSAEFAAGPSRFAGTGPTNLHDYDNSTLDRMPATAHRDLRQERAEEPTTDLPPGESPRGRRVRLAEPSPSGLCWIRTAQEWSIAPDDQLASYRDGVEPAYRTAIAHLQDNPHDTGCLSARLVGNLDANGARAAGAEAVVWWRGIGDLLRWAHDHKTHQDILNGFWEHVIAKFGPGTRVRLWHEVHVLPEGALTAEYVNCHPGTGLLQTWPG; encoded by the coding sequence TTGTCTTCCCTGCCACTGGACGACCGGGCGACCGCCCACCGGCCGGAGGGGTACGACCCGCGCGGCGGTCCCGGCCACGAGGTGCGCTGGTCCGACGACGTCACGCACCTCGTCGTGGCCCGCTTCGGCGTCCAGACCGACGACTCGGCGGCCGGCGTGAAGGCCATCGCCCGCGTGCTGGAGCTGGCGGCGGGCGAGAGCGGCCCGGCCCTGGTCGAGCGGGTCAGCGACGACGACAGCGAGATGGCCGTCTGCTACTGGCCGGACCCCGAGGCGCACCGCGCCTGGTGGGCGAGCGGGCCGGTGCGCGACTGGTGGGCGTCCCTGCCCGTCGACGGGCCGATCGGGCACTGGCACGAGACCTCGGTGACCCCGGTCGAGCAGTTCGAGACGCTCTACTCGGCCGAGTTCGCGGCAGGCCCCTCCCGCTTCGCCGGGACCGGCCCCACGAACCTGCACGACTACGACAACTCCACCCTGGACCGGATGCCCGCCACGGCGCACCGCGACCTCAGGCAGGAGCGCGCCGAGGAGCCCACCACGGACCTGCCGCCCGGCGAGTCGCCGCGCGGTCGGCGGGTCAGGCTGGCCGAGCCCTCGCCCTCCGGCCTGTGCTGGATCCGCACCGCCCAGGAGTGGTCGATCGCGCCGGACGACCAGCTGGCCTCCTACCGGGACGGGGTCGAGCCCGCGTACCGCACGGCCATCGCGCACCTCCAGGACAACCCGCACGACACCGGCTGCCTGTCCGCCCGGCTGGTGGGCAACCTGGACGCCAACGGCGCGCGGGCGGCGGGCGCCGAGGCGGTCGTGTGGTGGCGCGGCATCGGCGACCTGCTGCGCTGGGCGCACGACCACAAGACGCACCAGGACATCCTGAACGGGTTCTGGGAGCACGTGATCGCCAAGTTCGGCCCCGGCACGCGGGTGCGGCTGTGGCACGAGGTGCACGTGCTGCCCGAGGGCGCGCTGACCGCCGAGTACGTCAACTGCCACCCCGGCACGGGGCTGCTCCAGACCTGGCCCGGCTGA
- a CDS encoding glycerophosphodiester phosphodiesterase, with translation MSPEVVAHRGASAALPEHTLAAYELAIAEGADALECDVRLTRDEQLVCVHDRTVSRTSDGRGAVGALTLAELRALDFGSWHGGDPAPVLTFAELAGLAADHGTPLFVETKHPVRTGGLVETRLAQELARHSLDVHMMSFSALAVRRFKALAPAVPTVWLLDRLWPQRLPEWADLPGPGVSLLRRSPGRGRGAYCWTVDTAPDIDLCRERGVRHLATNHPARTRKILAADLAP, from the coding sequence GTGTCCCCCGAAGTGGTCGCCCACCGAGGCGCCTCCGCGGCCCTGCCCGAGCACACCCTCGCCGCCTACGAGCTGGCGATCGCCGAGGGCGCCGACGCCCTGGAGTGCGACGTCCGCCTGACCAGGGACGAGCAGCTGGTCTGCGTCCACGACCGCACCGTCTCCCGCACCAGCGACGGACGGGGCGCGGTCGGCGCGCTCACCCTCGCCGAGCTGCGCGCGCTCGACTTCGGCTCCTGGCACGGCGGCGACCCGGCCCCCGTGCTGACCTTCGCGGAGCTGGCGGGCCTGGCCGCCGACCACGGGACCCCGCTGTTCGTCGAGACCAAGCACCCGGTGCGCACCGGCGGGCTGGTGGAGACCAGGCTCGCGCAGGAGCTGGCCCGGCACTCGCTGGACGTGCACATGATGTCGTTCTCCGCGCTCGCGGTGCGCCGCTTCAAAGCGCTCGCGCCCGCCGTTCCCACGGTCTGGCTGCTCGACCGGCTGTGGCCCCAGCGGCTACCCGAATGGGCGGATCTGCCGGGGCCCGGCGTGTCCCTGCTGCGCCGCTCGCCGGGACGCGGCCGGGGTGCTTACTGCTGGACCGTGGACACGGCGCCCGACATCGACCTGTGCCGCGAGCGGGGCGTGCGCCACCTGGCGACCAACCACCCGGCGCGAACCCGCAAGATCCTTGCGGCAGACTTGGCCCCCTGA
- a CDS encoding GOLPH3/VPS74 family protein, with the protein MTTLADELVLICYSDEGRPSVTHPILGYGVTGALLTELVLAGRVDLVDKKVVVTDPTPTGEPAVDALLARLAGADKPRKPQQWMHKLYKESTTQVLDGLVERGVVRREEAKVLLVFPTTRYPTPDGRQPALEADARARLRAALEGDGPVDERTAALCALVGAARQERKVLPDVPKDRLKARLKEISQGAWASDAVRRAIDEIQVALVAGAAVAAAGA; encoded by the coding sequence ATGACGACGCTCGCCGACGAACTGGTCCTCATCTGCTACTCGGACGAGGGCAGGCCCTCGGTCACCCACCCGATCCTCGGCTACGGGGTGACCGGCGCGCTGCTCACCGAGCTGGTGCTGGCGGGCCGGGTCGACCTGGTGGACAAGAAGGTCGTGGTCACCGACCCGACGCCCACCGGCGAACCGGCCGTGGACGCCCTGCTGGCCCGGCTCGCCGGGGCGGACAAGCCGCGCAAGCCGCAGCAGTGGATGCACAAGCTCTACAAGGAGAGCACGACGCAGGTGCTCGACGGCCTCGTGGAGCGCGGCGTGGTCCGCCGCGAGGAGGCCAAGGTGCTGCTGGTCTTCCCGACCACCCGGTACCCGACGCCGGACGGCAGGCAGCCCGCGCTGGAGGCGGACGCGCGCGCCCGGCTGCGCGCCGCGCTGGAGGGCGACGGCCCGGTGGACGAGCGCACGGCCGCGCTGTGCGCGCTGGTCGGGGCGGCCAGGCAGGAGCGGAAGGTGCTCCCCGACGTGCCGAAGGACCGGCTCAAGGCCAGGCTGAAGGAGATCAGCCAGGGCGCCTGGGCCTCGGACGCGGTGCGCAGGGCCATCGACGAGATCCAGGTGGCGCTGGTGGCGGGCGCGGCCGTGGCCGCCGCCGGGGCCTGA
- a CDS encoding DUF2470 domain-containing protein has product MTEIRRPPAPHPAERARTIATRGGRAALLPPDGAEDRVVPELHHVHACGEATLLLPDEHPLVARAALGEVTSMLEIADHAAVPLREPVRGLLWITGWLRALDGPDAREACVEVAEERPDPRLLDVGHGLTALRLVPASLVVADAETTTSLRPEVFAQAEPDPFCAHEDHWLRHLELSHRDVVGLLVQHLPEGLRGGHVRPLGLDRFGLRLRVELEDTDHDVRIAFSRPVATPSELSSELRRLMGCPFLAQRR; this is encoded by the coding sequence GTGACCGAGATCCGCAGACCACCCGCGCCGCACCCTGCCGAGCGCGCGCGGACCATCGCCACCAGGGGTGGGCGCGCCGCGCTGCTGCCGCCGGACGGCGCCGAGGACCGGGTGGTGCCGGAGCTGCACCACGTGCACGCCTGCGGCGAGGCGACCCTGCTGCTGCCCGACGAGCACCCGCTGGTGGCGCGCGCCGCGCTCGGCGAGGTGACCTCGATGCTGGAGATCGCCGACCACGCCGCCGTGCCGCTGCGCGAGCCGGTGCGCGGCCTGCTGTGGATCACCGGCTGGCTGCGCGCGCTCGACGGGCCGGACGCCCGCGAGGCCTGCGTGGAGGTCGCCGAGGAGCGCCCCGACCCGCGCCTGCTCGACGTCGGCCACGGGCTGACCGCGCTGCGCCTGGTCCCGGCCTCCCTGGTGGTCGCCGACGCGGAGACCACGACCTCGCTGCGCCCCGAGGTGTTCGCCCAGGCCGAGCCCGACCCGTTCTGCGCGCACGAGGACCACTGGCTGCGCCACCTGGAGCTCTCGCACCGGGACGTGGTGGGCCTGCTGGTGCAGCACCTGCCCGAGGGGCTGCGCGGCGGGCACGTCCGGCCGCTCGGCCTCGACCGGTTCGGCCTGCGGCTGCGGGTGGAGCTGGAGGACACCGACCACGACGTGCGGATCGCGTTCTCCCGCCCGGTGGCGACCCCGTCCGAGTTGTCCTCGGAGCTGCGCAGGCTGATGGGCTGCCCGTTCCTGGCGCAGCGCCGCTAA
- a CDS encoding cytochrome P450, which yields MDASGPQDLPSGVVAPFDQNDPSFIADPYPVFAALRVQGEVHWHDGMGLAVAVSHAASSAVLRHRSLGRLWTDAKPLEEFASFNLLHRNSLLENEGATHARLRRLVSAAFGRGHVERLRPRIAELADGLVDGLVDRVRADGSADLLEHVAGPLPVEVIAELLGVPHSERSLLQPWSNAIVKMYEHGLAEDKRAAAERAAREFVAYLREVVALRRRQPGDDLVSDLVAVTDSDGARLSEDELVATAVLLLMAGHEATVNVIGNGVLALVEHRDQWERLVADPGLLETAVEELIRYDSPLQLFERTATKREEIAGHVVEEGAKIAALLGAAARDPEVFERPDEFDVGRTPNQHLGFGMGIHYCLGAPLARIEVQAAVDALRRKLPGMELAATPRRREEFVIRGLHELPLGAG from the coding sequence ATGGACGCGAGCGGTCCTCAAGACCTACCGTCCGGGGTCGTGGCGCCTTTCGACCAGAACGACCCCTCCTTCATCGCGGACCCGTACCCGGTCTTCGCCGCGCTGCGCGTCCAGGGCGAGGTGCACTGGCACGACGGCATGGGGCTCGCGGTCGCGGTGTCCCACGCCGCGTCGTCGGCGGTGCTGCGGCACCGGAGCCTCGGACGGCTGTGGACGGACGCCAAGCCGCTGGAGGAGTTCGCCTCGTTCAACCTGCTGCACCGGAACTCGCTGCTGGAGAACGAGGGCGCGACGCACGCCCGGCTGCGGCGGCTGGTGTCGGCGGCGTTCGGGCGCGGGCACGTGGAGCGGTTGCGGCCCCGGATCGCGGAGCTGGCGGACGGGCTGGTCGACGGGCTGGTCGACCGGGTGCGCGCGGACGGGTCGGCCGACCTGCTGGAGCACGTGGCCGGACCGCTGCCGGTGGAGGTGATCGCCGAGCTGCTGGGGGTGCCGCACTCGGAGCGGTCGCTGCTCCAGCCGTGGTCGAACGCGATCGTGAAGATGTACGAGCACGGGCTGGCCGAGGACAAGCGGGCGGCGGCGGAGCGGGCGGCGCGGGAGTTCGTGGCGTACCTGCGGGAGGTCGTGGCGCTGCGGCGGCGGCAGCCGGGCGACGACCTGGTGTCCGACCTGGTCGCGGTGACCGACTCGGACGGGGCCCGGCTGAGCGAGGACGAGCTGGTGGCCACGGCGGTGCTGCTGCTGATGGCGGGGCACGAGGCGACCGTGAACGTGATCGGCAACGGGGTGCTGGCGCTGGTGGAGCACCGCGACCAGTGGGAGCGGCTGGTGGCCGACCCCGGCCTGCTGGAGACCGCCGTCGAGGAGCTGATCCGGTACGACTCGCCGCTCCAGCTGTTCGAGCGGACCGCGACCAAGCGGGAGGAGATCGCCGGGCACGTGGTGGAGGAGGGCGCGAAGATCGCGGCCCTGCTCGGCGCGGCGGCGCGCGACCCCGAGGTGTTCGAGCGGCCGGACGAGTTCGACGTGGGGCGCACGCCCAACCAGCACCTCGGGTTCGGCATGGGCATCCACTACTGCCTGGGCGCGCCGCTGGCCCGGATCGAGGTGCAGGCGGCGGTGGACGCGCTGCGGCGCAAGCTGCCGGGGATGGAGCTGGCGGCGACGCCGAGGCGGCGGGAGGAGTTCGTGATCCGGGGGCTGCACGAGCTGCCGCTGGGCGCGGGCTGA
- a CDS encoding DUF5926 family protein → MAKRTAVKSKSADGVNPRQPCPCGSGKRYKACHGGADGGADVIVARPFAGLASEAELIALREFVPSATVKLPLKDAPREVVLASVLPMAAAGLVRADGTAFVGLQVQTRSGDLSRDLARAVQWAYTAETGDVLPVVGPEDGTNPGRLQDLLDVEASVSPELHADFAWWMPPGNEPAGDVALSLERANAAILPTERVDAPGVTAAYWVDAGDKAHLRWVRPEPEEQLLAALARLSVRGELDLGDGTRYAGSFRAHGLLVPVWDLDRESHSSEWAGPAEALGKRLLDALASLDSEPLSEAERRSRDGLRGRQITLR, encoded by the coding sequence GTGGCCAAGCGGACGGCTGTGAAGAGCAAGTCGGCGGACGGGGTGAACCCGCGCCAGCCGTGCCCGTGCGGCTCCGGCAAGCGCTACAAGGCGTGCCACGGGGGCGCGGACGGCGGGGCCGACGTCATCGTCGCCCGGCCCTTCGCGGGGCTGGCGTCGGAGGCGGAGCTGATCGCGCTGCGGGAGTTCGTGCCCTCGGCGACCGTGAAGCTGCCGCTCAAGGACGCGCCGCGCGAGGTCGTGCTGGCCTCGGTGCTGCCGATGGCCGCCGCAGGGCTGGTGCGCGCCGACGGCACCGCGTTCGTGGGCCTGCAGGTGCAGACCCGCTCCGGCGACCTGAGCCGCGACCTGGCCCGCGCCGTGCAGTGGGCCTACACCGCCGAGACCGGCGACGTGCTGCCCGTGGTCGGCCCGGAGGACGGGACCAACCCCGGTCGCCTGCAGGACCTGCTGGACGTCGAGGCGTCGGTCAGCCCCGAGCTGCACGCCGACTTCGCGTGGTGGATGCCGCCGGGCAACGAGCCCGCCGGTGACGTCGCGCTGTCCCTGGAGCGGGCGAACGCGGCGATCCTGCCGACCGAGCGGGTCGACGCGCCCGGCGTGACGGCCGCCTACTGGGTGGACGCGGGCGACAAGGCGCACCTGCGCTGGGTGCGCCCGGAGCCGGAGGAGCAGCTGCTGGCGGCGCTGGCGCGGCTGTCCGTGCGCGGTGAGCTGGACCTGGGCGACGGCACCCGCTACGCGGGCTCGTTCCGCGCGCACGGCCTGCTCGTGCCGGTGTGGGACCTGGACCGTGAGTCGCACTCCAGCGAGTGGGCCGGTCCGGCCGAGGCGCTGGGCAAGCGGCTGCTGGACGCGCTGGCGAGCCTGGACTCCGAGCCGCTGAGCGAGGCGGAGCGGCGGTCGCGGGACGGCCTGCGGGGACGGCAGATCACCCTCCGCTAG
- a CDS encoding DUF952 domain-containing protein, which yields MLLRISTRADWAEARESGAIPLDLEGFVHCADPGTVHLPANSLYRNRSGLVLLVVDPEGLPVLYEPGDGDESGPWFPHVYGPIPADSVVAVLDFEPDPDGVFRPPPVL from the coding sequence GTGCTCCTGCGGATCAGCACGCGGGCGGACTGGGCGGAGGCGAGGGAGAGCGGGGCGATCCCGCTCGACCTGGAGGGGTTCGTGCACTGCGCGGACCCCGGAACCGTCCACCTGCCCGCGAACTCGCTCTACCGGAACCGGTCCGGGCTGGTCCTCCTGGTCGTCGACCCGGAGGGCCTGCCCGTGCTGTACGAGCCGGGGGACGGCGACGAGTCCGGCCCCTGGTTCCCGCACGTGTACGGCCCGATCCCGGCCGACTCGGTGGTCGCGGTGCTGGACTTCGAACCGGATCCGGACGGAGTCTTCCGCCCTCCACCCGTTCTGTAG
- a CDS encoding CPBP family intramembrane glutamic endopeptidase, producing MIDQTRGPGELGPERFTPDQRRGYQVELLLVFSVTLGLSGLRSLVRLVDSLLRPVPLNQQTVAINVPQARFDLLDLIAQLLSVLQLSAWGGLGLYLLWRSGVTFKAVGLDRARPVFDAWGSLGLAALIGIPGLAFYLVAWNLGLNLAVQPSTLDSWWSAITLTLAAAGNAWAEEVLVVGFILTRLRQLGWKDNTSLVVAAVLRGSYHLYQGFGGFIGNVVMGLVYGRFWQRTGRLWPLIGAHTLLDVVAFVGYSLLRDHLSWLP from the coding sequence GTGATCGACCAGACGAGGGGGCCGGGCGAGCTCGGGCCCGAGCGGTTCACGCCCGACCAGCGCAGGGGCTACCAGGTCGAGCTGCTGCTCGTCTTCAGCGTCACCCTCGGCCTGTCCGGGCTGCGCAGCCTGGTGCGGCTGGTGGACAGCCTGCTGCGGCCGGTCCCGCTCAACCAGCAGACGGTGGCGATCAACGTCCCGCAGGCGCGGTTCGACCTGCTCGACCTGATCGCCCAGCTGCTGAGCGTGCTCCAGCTGTCCGCGTGGGGCGGGCTCGGCCTGTACCTGCTGTGGCGCAGCGGGGTGACGTTCAAGGCCGTCGGCCTGGACCGGGCCCGGCCGGTGTTCGACGCGTGGGGCAGCCTGGGGCTGGCCGCGCTGATCGGAATCCCCGGACTGGCGTTCTACCTCGTGGCCTGGAACCTGGGGCTGAACCTGGCCGTGCAGCCGTCCACGCTGGACTCCTGGTGGAGCGCGATCACGCTGACCCTGGCGGCGGCGGGCAACGCGTGGGCCGAGGAGGTCCTGGTCGTCGGGTTCATCCTGACCCGGCTGCGGCAGCTGGGGTGGAAGGACAACACCTCGCTGGTGGTCGCTGCCGTGCTGCGCGGCTCGTACCACCTGTACCAGGGGTTCGGCGGGTTCATCGGCAACGTCGTGATGGGCCTGGTCTACGGGAGGTTCTGGCAGCGGACCGGGCGGCTGTGGCCCCTGATCGGCGCGCACACCCTGCTCGACGTGGTCGCCTTCGTCGGCTACTCGCTGCTGCGCGACCACCTGTCCTGGCTGCCCTGA
- a CDS encoding ferritin: MALNLKKLPTETSSKFRALLQEQIGNEFTASQQYTAIAVWYDSRDLPRLAAHFYAQALEERNHAMMLVKYLLDTDVPVTIPGVGEVRNDFGSAREPVELALAQEKTVTEQIVALAKAARDEGDYLGEQFLQWFLKEQVEEVSSMSTLLTVVDRADGNLFHVENFVARELSGAGGDDPTAPAAAGGAL; this comes from the coding sequence ATGGCCCTGAACCTGAAGAAGCTGCCCACCGAAACCTCCTCGAAGTTCCGAGCACTGCTCCAGGAGCAGATCGGGAACGAGTTCACCGCCTCGCAGCAGTACACCGCGATCGCGGTCTGGTACGACTCCCGCGACCTCCCCCGGCTCGCCGCGCACTTCTACGCGCAGGCGCTGGAGGAGCGCAACCACGCCATGATGCTGGTCAAGTACCTGCTCGACACGGACGTGCCGGTGACCATCCCCGGCGTCGGCGAGGTGCGCAACGACTTCGGCTCGGCGCGCGAGCCCGTCGAGCTGGCGCTGGCGCAGGAGAAGACCGTCACCGAGCAGATCGTCGCGCTGGCCAAGGCCGCCCGCGACGAGGGCGACTACCTGGGCGAGCAGTTCCTCCAGTGGTTCCTCAAGGAGCAGGTGGAGGAGGTGTCGTCGATGAGCACGCTGCTGACCGTGGTGGACCGCGCCGACGGCAACCTGTTCCACGTGGAGAACTTCGTCGCCCGCGAGCTGAGCGGCGCCGGGGGCGACGACCCGACCGCCCCCGCCGCGGCGGGTGGCGCGCTCTAA
- a CDS encoding arginine deiminase — protein sequence MTAHIEHTQSATPAPGPAPRVDSEVGPLRTVLLHRPGAELKRLTPRNNDQLLFDGVPWVDRAQEEHDAFAGVLRSRGVEVLLLGDELVRALHDDRARIAGVHSAVDERRLGIHLADALRSHLSGLAPEALATILTSGMTFEELPAAEGASLVRRMHQPGDFAVDPLPNLLFTRDSSVWVGDRVAITSLAMPARGRETALTDLIYAYHPRFAKTGRAYGAHSAPLEGGDVLLLAPGVLAIGVGERTTPAGAESFARSALADGLAHTVLAVPIAQQRATMHLDTVCTMVDRDAVVMYPAVRDNLFAYPVRQDGSGGVRVSGPSPFLEAAAEAMGIDRLRVIDTGLDAVTAEREQWDDGNNTLAVGPGLVVAYERNVETNARLEEAGVEVLRISGSELGSGRGGPRCMSCPIDRAPLV from the coding sequence GTGACCGCGCACATCGAGCACACCCAGTCCGCCACCCCCGCGCCCGGACCGGCGCCCAGGGTGGACAGCGAGGTCGGCCCGCTGCGCACGGTGCTGCTGCACCGGCCGGGGGCCGAGCTGAAGCGGCTGACCCCGCGCAACAACGACCAGCTCCTGTTCGACGGCGTCCCCTGGGTCGACCGGGCGCAGGAGGAGCACGACGCGTTCGCCGGGGTGCTGCGCTCGCGCGGCGTCGAGGTGCTGCTGCTCGGGGACGAGCTGGTGCGGGCGCTGCACGACGACCGGGCGCGCATCGCGGGCGTGCACAGCGCGGTGGACGAGCGCCGCCTGGGCATCCACCTGGCGGACGCGCTGCGCTCGCACCTGTCCGGCCTGGCCCCCGAGGCGCTGGCGACCATCCTGACCAGCGGCATGACCTTCGAGGAGCTGCCCGCCGCCGAGGGGGCCTCGCTGGTGCGCCGGATGCACCAGCCCGGCGACTTCGCCGTCGACCCGCTGCCGAACCTGCTGTTCACCCGCGACTCGTCGGTGTGGGTGGGCGACCGGGTGGCGATCACCTCGCTGGCGATGCCCGCGCGCGGCAGGGAGACCGCGCTGACCGACCTGATCTACGCCTACCACCCGCGCTTCGCGAAGACCGGCCGCGCCTACGGGGCGCACTCGGCCCCGCTGGAGGGCGGCGACGTGCTGCTGCTCGCGCCGGGCGTGCTGGCCATCGGCGTCGGCGAGCGGACCACGCCCGCGGGCGCCGAGTCGTTCGCCCGCTCGGCGCTGGCCGACGGGCTGGCGCACACCGTGCTCGCCGTGCCGATCGCGCAGCAGCGGGCCACGATGCACCTGGACACGGTGTGCACGATGGTCGACCGGGACGCCGTGGTGATGTACCCGGCGGTGCGGGACAACCTGTTCGCCTACCCGGTGCGCCAGGACGGCTCGGGCGGGGTGCGGGTGTCCGGGCCGAGCCCGTTCCTGGAGGCGGCGGCGGAGGCGATGGGCATCGACCGGCTGCGGGTGATCGACACCGGGCTGGACGCGGTGACCGCCGAGCGCGAGCAGTGGGACGACGGGAACAACACGCTCGCCGTGGGCCCCGGCCTGGTGGTGGCGTACGAGCGGAACGTGGAGACCAACGCGCGCCTGGAGGAGGCGGGGGTCGAGGTGCTGCGGATCAGCGGTTCGGAACTGGGCTCCGGTCGGGGCGGGCCGCGCTGCATGTCGTGCCCGATCGACCGCGCGCCGCTGGTCTGA